A segment of the Patescibacteria group bacterium genome:
TTCGATCTGTTTGACCATATCGATCACTACGGCGACCACGATCAAAATGCTGGTACCGCCGATCGCCAGTGAACCGATATTAGTGAAGGCTTTGATGATCAGGGGCAAGACGGCGATCAAGCCCAAAAATAAGGCGCCGACTAAAATTATCTTATAAGTCGTATTAGCCAGATATTCCTGCGTATGCAATCCCGGGCGAATCCCGGGGATAAAAGCCCCCTGCTTCTGTAAATTTTCGGCGATCCGGTCCGGATGGAAAATAACTTCGGTATAAAAATAGGTGAAAGCAAAAACCAAAACAAAATACATAATGCCGTAGATCAGCTGGTTGTTCCAAGCTTGAATGATCCATTCGGCAAAATTAGCAATCCATTCGGTCCGAGCCTTAACAAAAAATTGCGCGATCATTTGCGGGAAAAGGATCACGGAAATAGCGAAGATGATCGGGATGACGCCGCCCATATTAACGCGAAGCGGCAAATGAGTGGTGGTGCCGCCGAAAGTCCGGTTGCCGCGGATCTGGCGGGCATGCTGGACCGGAATATTTCGCTGGCCCTCGTTGATAATAACAATGCCGATGACGGTGATCACGGCCACAATCACAAAAGCTAAAATAGTGAAAAGTTTGGAAGGGTCGTAAACGCTGAAAGTCTGCATTACGCTTTGGGGCAAGTCGGCGACGATACCGGCAAAGATCATCATCGAGATGCCATTGCCGATCTTTTTCTCGCTGATCAACTCGCCAAGCCACATCAAAAAAATAGTGCCGGAAGAGGTTACCAGCATGATCGAAAGAATATCAAAAGCGCTGACATCTCCCAAATATTGCCGTAGCATGGCAACCATGCCATAAGATTGGAGCATGGCTAAAGGAACGGTCAGCCAGCGG
Coding sequences within it:
- the secY gene encoding preprotein translocase subunit SecY codes for the protein MWDKVEKIWKARDLRNNILFVLGLLAIYRFVAHIPIPGVDVAAMQNLFSSSQALGLLNLFSGGGMSNFSVVLMGVGPYITSSIIFQLLAMIVPSLEEMQKDEVGRQKITMWTRWLTVPLAMLQSYGMVAMLRQYLGDVSAFDILSIMLVTSSGTIFLMWLGELISEKKIGNGISMMIFAGIVADLPQSVMQTFSVYDPSKLFTILAFVIVAVITVIGIVIINEGQRNIPVQHARQIRGNRTFGGTTTHLPLRVNMGGVIPIIFAISVILFPQMIAQFFVKARTEWIANFAEWIIQAWNNQLIYGIMYFVLVFAFTYFYTEVIFHPDRIAENLQKQGAFIPGIRPGLHTQEYLANTTYKIILVGALFLGLIAVLPLIIKAFTNIGSLAIGGTSILIVVAVVIDMVKQIEAQLTMREYEGM